The following proteins come from a genomic window of Diprion similis isolate iyDipSimi1 chromosome 8, iyDipSimi1.1, whole genome shotgun sequence:
- the LOC124408553 gene encoding myelin regulatory factor-like protein isoform X3 yields MEFPWAIQHHPDSSQSTPGHPVEHEDSGVIPHSATRRLLTQVAGRGDFVGGIDNEALDFSQLEDFINSDSEQPASYFAHTLAHNEGGVAPNTSSRVQEATATQQQPSRLPSPITQNPVSVAKTVTNNVTSSNSYKDPQTYVHPHSLPESPPDSGSEPPYSPPGHHESHVHSPLLDQKSAALQEILLHHPGNATNYAPGPLPPSPRALAPSNDQLLLTHPVLTPLLAPGTPTLPTQPQLGGALVSLPHEHSPGGITTLYSSLQSGPKKRKLSQDGLIHVKQEPELGTVEHSCSSSNAVMDGDDVSGDNNYVDASYQCIRFHPFQQTTWHALCDHNLKELPVPYYRVDADKGFNFSNSDDAFVCQKKNHFQITCRAQLQGEAVFVKTGEGLKKISSFQLHFYGVKVESPTQTIRVEQSQSDRSKKPFHPVVAGSRVELGGERVTKVTVGRLHFSETTSNNMRKKGKPNPDQRYFHLVVGLHAHTADHASYQVVAHASERIIVRASNPGQFESEGSGVGAEGGWQRGAAPDSVYHAGRVGINTDRPDEALVVHGNMKLTGHIVQPSDVRAKQNVEEVDTREQLRNVQQLRVVRYRYAPEFALHSGLGMKPQEDTGVIAQEVQRILPEAVLPAGDIVLPNGQRIDNFLVVNKERIFMENIGAVKELCKVTDSLETRIDQLEKINKRLAKLKRGDSLKSSVSTVSSISSSKYTPSIGAKSTIPRRCSRPERDEELLCSNKFIQIVIVILILIMAFCLVAMATLYFLEYQKRNYNPSPAASDGMLSVGPSRAPTVPSTPGYDPQFNPLLHSTLPPSHTSLGIYTKGSSAQAFTKSSMISTQAPLTKQQLYTKETTWYPGHTRPQPRPEKPSEYDNNWLDRISPGQVPSGVYEHDSATDEDASQVAEKPGPLGKPAECISRYSELDTRCQIYCCTSEIPQLKTPDLQLQKKSLSDHLVQPLSIIPEDKRKSGKNSQNRITPSDPDTQVLLKENTYKYLHLRSKREAAGGGDWREFASNAAGSIPPEPRPSLYLIGNGFNVSLDQRYCSTFSSNTPNNYSCHIPLSKHMPDTQITLQFVGIQQNVEQCPPSANVATDESVGCGYTTQQQYPPTLSNVDSGTFSLDVASYLRKTLTFRLSTMKPKENLCNSQHGGDYTEFTLNFYRDCKESS; encoded by the exons TGAGGGGGGTGTTGCACCAAATACGAGCTCCAGGGTGCAGGAAGCGACGGCGACGCAGCAGCAACCATCCAGATTGCCCTCGCCGATTACCCAAAACCCTGTTTCGGTAGCAAAAACCGTCACAAACAACGTAACTTCGTCGAATTCTTACAAAGATCCACAAACCTACGTCCATCC gcACTCACTTCCAGAAAGTCCACCAGATAGTGGAAGTGAACCACCTTACTCACCACCTGGACATCACGAATCTCATGTACATTCTCCAC tcctAGATCAAAAGTCGGCAGCTCTTCAAGAAATCCTGTTACACCATCCAGGAAATGCTACAAATTACGCACCTGGCCCACTGCCACCTTCACCCAGAGCATTAGCTCCGTCGAATGATCAACTTCTGCTGACACACCCTGTCCTTACGCCCCTCTTGGCTCCTGGCACTCCTACGCTTCCTACACAACCGCAATTAGGAGGTGCTCTGGTATCCTTGCCACATGAACACAGTCCCGGCGGCATAACAACTCTCTATTCGTCGCTGCAGTCTGGAcctaagaaaagaaaacttagTCAAGACGGACTCATCCATGTTAAGCAG GAACCAGAACTTGGAACGGTGGAGCATAGCTGCAGTAGTAGCAACGCAGTAATGGATGGAGATGATGTTTCCGGGGACAATAATTATGTAGATGCCAGTTACCAGTGCATTCGATTTCATCCGTTCCAACAAACTACTTGGCATGCTCTCTGTGACCACAATCTTAAAGAACTACCTGTACCATATTATAGAGTTGATGCGGACAAGGGGTTCAATTTCAGTAATTCAGATGACGCTTTTGTTTGCCAGAAAAAGAATCACTTCCAG ATCACATGCCGTGCACAGTTGCAAGGGGAGGCAGTATTTGTCAAAACTGGTGAAGGTTTGAAAAAGATCAGCAGTTTTCAACTACACTTCTATGGTGTTAAAGTGGAGTCTCCAACACAAACAATCAGAGTGGAGCAGAGTCAAAGCGATAGGAGCAAAAAACCTTTTCATCCAGTGGT AGCCGGTTCTAGGGTTGAATTGGGAGGTGAACGTGTCACTAAGGTGACAGTAGGTCGTCTGCACTTTAGTGAAACAACAAGCAATAACatgagaaagaaaggaaaaccaAATCCAGACCAGAGGTATTTCCACTTAGTCGTTGGCTTGCATGCTCATACTGCTGATCACGCAAGCTATCAAGTTGTTGCCCATGCCTCTGAAAGGATCATTGTCAGG GCGAGCAACCCTGGGCAATTTGAGTCTGAGGGAAGCGGAGTTGGTGCTGAAGGGGGATGGCAACGAGGCGCTGCTCCTGACAGTGTTTATCATGCTGGCAGAGTTGGAATAAACACAGACAGACCTGACGAAGCTCTTGTGGTTCATGGAAATATGAAG TTAACAGGGCATATCGTACAACCGAGCGACGTGAGAGCGAAGCAGAATGTCGAAGAGGTTGATACAAGAGAGCAACTAAGAAATGTCCAGCAACTACGAGTAGTTCGGTATCGTTATGCTCCCGAGTTCGCATTACACTCTGGTCTGGGAATGAAGCCTCAGGAAGATACTGGCGTCATTGCACAAGAAGTCCAGCGGATTTTGCCAGAAGCTGTTTTACCTGCAGGAGATATCGTTTTGCCAAATGGACAGAggatagataattttttggtaGTTAACAAAGAGAGAATATTTATGGAAAACATCGGTGCTGTGAAAGAACTTTGCAAG GTAACGGACAGCTTGGAAACCAGAATAGATCAgctagaaaaaattaacaaacggTTAGCAAAATTAAAGAGAGGAGACAGCCTAAAAAGCTCTGTTAGTACAGTTTCAAGCATTTCAAGCAGTAAATACACACCTTCCATTGGAGCTAAATCTACAATTCCCCGACGGTGCAGCAGACCTGAAAGAGATGAGGAACTTCTCTGCAGcaacaaatttattcaaatcgtTATTGTTATACTCATTCTCATAATGGCCTTctg TCTTGTAGCAATGGCCACATTATACTTTCTGGAATATCAGAAACGCAATTACAATCCGTCTCCAGCAGCAAGTGATGGCATGTTGTCTGTAGGACCATCACGTGCACCAACTGTACCAAGTACACCGGGCTACGATCCGCAGTTCAATCCCCTTCTACATAGTACTCTGCCGCCATCTCATACTTCTCTTGGAATTTATACAAAAGGCTCAAGTGCCCAGGCCTTCACAAAAAGCAGCATGATTTCTACGCAAGCTCCGCTAACAAAACAACAGCTTTACACAAAGGAGACTACGTGGTATCCGGGACACACGAGGCCTCAACCAAGACCTGAAAAACcaag TGAGTATGATAATAACTGGTTGGATAGAATTAGCCCGGGACAAGTTCCAAGCGGCGTGTATGAGCATGATTCTGCAACTGATGAGGATGCTTCGCAAGTAGCCGAAAAACCAGGACCATTAGGGAAGCCAGCAGAATGTATTTCTCGATACTCTGAACTCGACACCCGCTGCCag ATCTACTGCTGCACATCTGAAATTCCCCAACTAAAAACACCTGATCTCCAACTACAAAAGAAGTCGCTTT CAGATCATTTGGTGCAGCCGTTGAGTATTATTCCTGAAGACAAACGAAAAagcggaaaaaattctcagaacAGAATTACACCATCAGACCCTGACACCCAGGTACTATTAAAAgag AATACCTACAAGTACCTTCATTTGCGTTCGAAACGTGAAGCAGCAGGTGGTGGAGACTGGCGTGAGTTTGCAAGCAATGCTGCGGGATCAATACCACCTGAGCCGAGACCCTCACTTTACCTTATTGGAAATGGATTCAATGTTTCACTTGATCAGAGATATTGCTCTACATTTTCATCAAACACACCGAACAATTATAGCTGCCACATACCTCTGTCTAAGCATATGCCAGACACCCAGATCACCCTGCAATTTGT AGGAATCCAGCAAAATGTAGAGCAATGCCCTCCATCAGCCAACGTAGCAACGGATGAGAGTGTTGGATGCGGTTATACCACTCAACAACAATATCCACCAACCTTGAGCAATGTTGACAGTGGAACATTCTCCTTAGATGTTGCCAGCTATTTGAGGAAGACTTTGACATTCAGACTATCCACTATGAAACCGAAAGAg AATTTATGCAACAGCCAGCATGGTGGCGATTATACGGAATTTACTTTGAACTTTTATCGTGACTGTAAAGAATCAAGTTAA
- the LOC124408553 gene encoding myelin regulatory factor-like protein isoform X4 produces MEFPWAIQHHPDSSQSTPGHPVEHEDSGVIPHSATRRLLTQVAGRGDFVGGIDNEALDFSQLEDFINSDSEQPASYFAHTLAHNEGGVAPNTSSRVQEATATQQQPSRLPSPITQNPVSVAKTVTNNVTSSNSYKDPQTYVHPHSLPESPPDSGSEPPYSPPGHHESHVHSPLLDQKSAALQEILLHHPGNATNYAPGPLPPSPRALAPSNDQLLLTHPVLTPLLAPGTPTLPTQPQLGGALVSLPHEHSPGGITTLYSSLQSGPKKRKLSQDGLIHVKQEPELGTVEHSCSSSNAVMDGDDVSGDNNYVDASYQCIRFHPFQQTTWHALCDHNLKELPVPYYRVDADKGFNFSNSDDAFVCQKKNHFQITCRAQLQGEAVFVKTGEGLKKISSFQLHFYGVKVESPTQTIRVEQSQSDRSKKPFHPVVVELGGERVTKVTVGRLHFSETTSNNMRKKGKPNPDQRYFHLVVGLHAHTADHASYQVVAHASERIIVRAFTQASNPGQFESEGSGVGAEGGWQRGAAPDSVYHAGRVGINTDRPDEALVVHGNMKLTGHIVQPSDVRAKQNVEEVDTREQLRNVQQLRVVRYRYAPEFALHSGLGMKPQEDTGVIAQEVQRILPEAVLPAGDIVLPNGQRIDNFLVVNKERIFMENIGAVKELCKVTDSLETRIDQLEKINKRLAKLKRGDSLKSSVSTVSSISSSKYTPSIGAKSTIPRRCSRPERDEELLCSNKFIQIVIVILILIMAFCLVAMATLYFLEYQKRNYNPSPAASDGMLSVGPSRAPTVPSTPGYDPQFNPLLHSTLPPSHTSLGIYTKGSSAQAFTKSSMISTQAPLTKQQLYTKETTWYPGHTRPQPRPEKPSEYDNNWLDRISPGQVPSGVYEHDSATDEDASQVAEKPGPLGKPAECISRYSELDTRCQIYCCTSEIPQLKTPDLQLQKKSLSDHLVQPLSIIPEDKRKSGKNSQNRITPSDPDTQVLLKENTYKYLHLRSKREAAGGGDWREFASNAAGSIPPEPRPSLYLIGNGFNVSLDQRYCSTFSSNTPNNYSCHIPLSKHMPDTQITLQFVGIQQNVEQCPPSANVATDESVGCGYTTQQQYPPTLSNVDSGTFSLDVASYLRKTLTFRLSTMKPKENLCNSQHGGDYTEFTLNFYRDCKESS; encoded by the exons TGAGGGGGGTGTTGCACCAAATACGAGCTCCAGGGTGCAGGAAGCGACGGCGACGCAGCAGCAACCATCCAGATTGCCCTCGCCGATTACCCAAAACCCTGTTTCGGTAGCAAAAACCGTCACAAACAACGTAACTTCGTCGAATTCTTACAAAGATCCACAAACCTACGTCCATCC gcACTCACTTCCAGAAAGTCCACCAGATAGTGGAAGTGAACCACCTTACTCACCACCTGGACATCACGAATCTCATGTACATTCTCCAC tcctAGATCAAAAGTCGGCAGCTCTTCAAGAAATCCTGTTACACCATCCAGGAAATGCTACAAATTACGCACCTGGCCCACTGCCACCTTCACCCAGAGCATTAGCTCCGTCGAATGATCAACTTCTGCTGACACACCCTGTCCTTACGCCCCTCTTGGCTCCTGGCACTCCTACGCTTCCTACACAACCGCAATTAGGAGGTGCTCTGGTATCCTTGCCACATGAACACAGTCCCGGCGGCATAACAACTCTCTATTCGTCGCTGCAGTCTGGAcctaagaaaagaaaacttagTCAAGACGGACTCATCCATGTTAAGCAG GAACCAGAACTTGGAACGGTGGAGCATAGCTGCAGTAGTAGCAACGCAGTAATGGATGGAGATGATGTTTCCGGGGACAATAATTATGTAGATGCCAGTTACCAGTGCATTCGATTTCATCCGTTCCAACAAACTACTTGGCATGCTCTCTGTGACCACAATCTTAAAGAACTACCTGTACCATATTATAGAGTTGATGCGGACAAGGGGTTCAATTTCAGTAATTCAGATGACGCTTTTGTTTGCCAGAAAAAGAATCACTTCCAG ATCACATGCCGTGCACAGTTGCAAGGGGAGGCAGTATTTGTCAAAACTGGTGAAGGTTTGAAAAAGATCAGCAGTTTTCAACTACACTTCTATGGTGTTAAAGTGGAGTCTCCAACACAAACAATCAGAGTGGAGCAGAGTCAAAGCGATAGGAGCAAAAAACCTTTTCATCCAGTGGT GGTTGAATTGGGAGGTGAACGTGTCACTAAGGTGACAGTAGGTCGTCTGCACTTTAGTGAAACAACAAGCAATAACatgagaaagaaaggaaaaccaAATCCAGACCAGAGGTATTTCCACTTAGTCGTTGGCTTGCATGCTCATACTGCTGATCACGCAAGCTATCAAGTTGTTGCCCATGCCTCTGAAAGGATCATTGTCAGG GCTTTTACGCAGGCGAGCAACCCTGGGCAATTTGAGTCTGAGGGAAGCGGAGTTGGTGCTGAAGGGGGATGGCAACGAGGCGCTGCTCCTGACAGTGTTTATCATGCTGGCAGAGTTGGAATAAACACAGACAGACCTGACGAAGCTCTTGTGGTTCATGGAAATATGAAG TTAACAGGGCATATCGTACAACCGAGCGACGTGAGAGCGAAGCAGAATGTCGAAGAGGTTGATACAAGAGAGCAACTAAGAAATGTCCAGCAACTACGAGTAGTTCGGTATCGTTATGCTCCCGAGTTCGCATTACACTCTGGTCTGGGAATGAAGCCTCAGGAAGATACTGGCGTCATTGCACAAGAAGTCCAGCGGATTTTGCCAGAAGCTGTTTTACCTGCAGGAGATATCGTTTTGCCAAATGGACAGAggatagataattttttggtaGTTAACAAAGAGAGAATATTTATGGAAAACATCGGTGCTGTGAAAGAACTTTGCAAG GTAACGGACAGCTTGGAAACCAGAATAGATCAgctagaaaaaattaacaaacggTTAGCAAAATTAAAGAGAGGAGACAGCCTAAAAAGCTCTGTTAGTACAGTTTCAAGCATTTCAAGCAGTAAATACACACCTTCCATTGGAGCTAAATCTACAATTCCCCGACGGTGCAGCAGACCTGAAAGAGATGAGGAACTTCTCTGCAGcaacaaatttattcaaatcgtTATTGTTATACTCATTCTCATAATGGCCTTctg TCTTGTAGCAATGGCCACATTATACTTTCTGGAATATCAGAAACGCAATTACAATCCGTCTCCAGCAGCAAGTGATGGCATGTTGTCTGTAGGACCATCACGTGCACCAACTGTACCAAGTACACCGGGCTACGATCCGCAGTTCAATCCCCTTCTACATAGTACTCTGCCGCCATCTCATACTTCTCTTGGAATTTATACAAAAGGCTCAAGTGCCCAGGCCTTCACAAAAAGCAGCATGATTTCTACGCAAGCTCCGCTAACAAAACAACAGCTTTACACAAAGGAGACTACGTGGTATCCGGGACACACGAGGCCTCAACCAAGACCTGAAAAACcaag TGAGTATGATAATAACTGGTTGGATAGAATTAGCCCGGGACAAGTTCCAAGCGGCGTGTATGAGCATGATTCTGCAACTGATGAGGATGCTTCGCAAGTAGCCGAAAAACCAGGACCATTAGGGAAGCCAGCAGAATGTATTTCTCGATACTCTGAACTCGACACCCGCTGCCag ATCTACTGCTGCACATCTGAAATTCCCCAACTAAAAACACCTGATCTCCAACTACAAAAGAAGTCGCTTT CAGATCATTTGGTGCAGCCGTTGAGTATTATTCCTGAAGACAAACGAAAAagcggaaaaaattctcagaacAGAATTACACCATCAGACCCTGACACCCAGGTACTATTAAAAgag AATACCTACAAGTACCTTCATTTGCGTTCGAAACGTGAAGCAGCAGGTGGTGGAGACTGGCGTGAGTTTGCAAGCAATGCTGCGGGATCAATACCACCTGAGCCGAGACCCTCACTTTACCTTATTGGAAATGGATTCAATGTTTCACTTGATCAGAGATATTGCTCTACATTTTCATCAAACACACCGAACAATTATAGCTGCCACATACCTCTGTCTAAGCATATGCCAGACACCCAGATCACCCTGCAATTTGT AGGAATCCAGCAAAATGTAGAGCAATGCCCTCCATCAGCCAACGTAGCAACGGATGAGAGTGTTGGATGCGGTTATACCACTCAACAACAATATCCACCAACCTTGAGCAATGTTGACAGTGGAACATTCTCCTTAGATGTTGCCAGCTATTTGAGGAAGACTTTGACATTCAGACTATCCACTATGAAACCGAAAGAg AATTTATGCAACAGCCAGCATGGTGGCGATTATACGGAATTTACTTTGAACTTTTATCGTGACTGTAAAGAATCAAGTTAA
- the LOC124408553 gene encoding myelin regulatory factor-like protein isoform X8: MDVIGDEQTLQAILGRGDFVGGIDNEALDFSQLEDFINSDSEQPASYFAHTLAHNEGGVAPNTSSRVQEATATQQQPSRLPSPITQNPVSVAKTVTNNVTSSNSYKDPQTYVHPHSLPESPPDSGSEPPYSPPGHHESHVHSPLLDQKSAALQEILLHHPGNATNYAPGPLPPSPRALAPSNDQLLLTHPVLTPLLAPGTPTLPTQPQLGGALVSLPHEHSPGGITTLYSSLQSGPKKRKLSQDGLIHVKQEPELGTVEHSCSSSNAVMDGDDVSGDNNYVDASYQCIRFHPFQQTTWHALCDHNLKELPVPYYRVDADKGFNFSNSDDAFVCQKKNHFQITCRAQLQGEAVFVKTGEGLKKISSFQLHFYGVKVESPTQTIRVEQSQSDRSKKPFHPVVAGSRVELGGERVTKVTVGRLHFSETTSNNMRKKGKPNPDQRYFHLVVGLHAHTADHASYQVVAHASERIIVRAFTQASNPGQFESEGSGVGAEGGWQRGAAPDSVYHAGRVGINTDRPDEALVVHGNMKLTGHIVQPSDVRAKQNVEEVDTREQLRNVQQLRVVRYRYAPEFALHSGLGMKPQEDTGVIAQEVQRILPEAVLPAGDIVLPNGQRIDNFLVVNKERIFMENIGAVKELCKVTDSLETRIDQLEKINKRLAKLKRGDSLKSSVSTVSSISSSKYTPSIGAKSTIPRRCSRPERDEELLCSNKFIQIVIVILILIMAFCLVAMATLYFLEYQKRNYNPSPAASDGMLSVGPSRAPTVPSTPGYDPQFNPLLHSTLPPSHTSLGIYTKGSSAQAFTKSSMISTQAPLTKQQLYTKETTWYPGHTRPQPRPEKPSEYDNNWLDRISPGQVPSGVYEHDSATDEDASQVAEKPGPLGKPAECISRYSELDTRCQIYCCTSEIPQLKTPDLQLQKKSLSDHLVQPLSIIPEDKRKSGKNSQNRITPSDPDTQVLLKENTYKYLHLRSKREAAGGGDWREFASNAAGSIPPEPRPSLYLIGNGFNVSLDQRYCSTFSSNTPNNYSCHIPLSKHMPDTQITLQFVGIQQNVEQCPPSANVATDESVGCGYTTQQQYPPTLSNVDSGTFSLDVASYLRKTLTFRLSTMKPKENLCNSQHGGDYTEFTLNFYRDCKESS, translated from the exons TGAGGGGGGTGTTGCACCAAATACGAGCTCCAGGGTGCAGGAAGCGACGGCGACGCAGCAGCAACCATCCAGATTGCCCTCGCCGATTACCCAAAACCCTGTTTCGGTAGCAAAAACCGTCACAAACAACGTAACTTCGTCGAATTCTTACAAAGATCCACAAACCTACGTCCATCC gcACTCACTTCCAGAAAGTCCACCAGATAGTGGAAGTGAACCACCTTACTCACCACCTGGACATCACGAATCTCATGTACATTCTCCAC tcctAGATCAAAAGTCGGCAGCTCTTCAAGAAATCCTGTTACACCATCCAGGAAATGCTACAAATTACGCACCTGGCCCACTGCCACCTTCACCCAGAGCATTAGCTCCGTCGAATGATCAACTTCTGCTGACACACCCTGTCCTTACGCCCCTCTTGGCTCCTGGCACTCCTACGCTTCCTACACAACCGCAATTAGGAGGTGCTCTGGTATCCTTGCCACATGAACACAGTCCCGGCGGCATAACAACTCTCTATTCGTCGCTGCAGTCTGGAcctaagaaaagaaaacttagTCAAGACGGACTCATCCATGTTAAGCAG GAACCAGAACTTGGAACGGTGGAGCATAGCTGCAGTAGTAGCAACGCAGTAATGGATGGAGATGATGTTTCCGGGGACAATAATTATGTAGATGCCAGTTACCAGTGCATTCGATTTCATCCGTTCCAACAAACTACTTGGCATGCTCTCTGTGACCACAATCTTAAAGAACTACCTGTACCATATTATAGAGTTGATGCGGACAAGGGGTTCAATTTCAGTAATTCAGATGACGCTTTTGTTTGCCAGAAAAAGAATCACTTCCAG ATCACATGCCGTGCACAGTTGCAAGGGGAGGCAGTATTTGTCAAAACTGGTGAAGGTTTGAAAAAGATCAGCAGTTTTCAACTACACTTCTATGGTGTTAAAGTGGAGTCTCCAACACAAACAATCAGAGTGGAGCAGAGTCAAAGCGATAGGAGCAAAAAACCTTTTCATCCAGTGGT AGCCGGTTCTAGGGTTGAATTGGGAGGTGAACGTGTCACTAAGGTGACAGTAGGTCGTCTGCACTTTAGTGAAACAACAAGCAATAACatgagaaagaaaggaaaaccaAATCCAGACCAGAGGTATTTCCACTTAGTCGTTGGCTTGCATGCTCATACTGCTGATCACGCAAGCTATCAAGTTGTTGCCCATGCCTCTGAAAGGATCATTGTCAGG GCTTTTACGCAGGCGAGCAACCCTGGGCAATTTGAGTCTGAGGGAAGCGGAGTTGGTGCTGAAGGGGGATGGCAACGAGGCGCTGCTCCTGACAGTGTTTATCATGCTGGCAGAGTTGGAATAAACACAGACAGACCTGACGAAGCTCTTGTGGTTCATGGAAATATGAAG TTAACAGGGCATATCGTACAACCGAGCGACGTGAGAGCGAAGCAGAATGTCGAAGAGGTTGATACAAGAGAGCAACTAAGAAATGTCCAGCAACTACGAGTAGTTCGGTATCGTTATGCTCCCGAGTTCGCATTACACTCTGGTCTGGGAATGAAGCCTCAGGAAGATACTGGCGTCATTGCACAAGAAGTCCAGCGGATTTTGCCAGAAGCTGTTTTACCTGCAGGAGATATCGTTTTGCCAAATGGACAGAggatagataattttttggtaGTTAACAAAGAGAGAATATTTATGGAAAACATCGGTGCTGTGAAAGAACTTTGCAAG GTAACGGACAGCTTGGAAACCAGAATAGATCAgctagaaaaaattaacaaacggTTAGCAAAATTAAAGAGAGGAGACAGCCTAAAAAGCTCTGTTAGTACAGTTTCAAGCATTTCAAGCAGTAAATACACACCTTCCATTGGAGCTAAATCTACAATTCCCCGACGGTGCAGCAGACCTGAAAGAGATGAGGAACTTCTCTGCAGcaacaaatttattcaaatcgtTATTGTTATACTCATTCTCATAATGGCCTTctg TCTTGTAGCAATGGCCACATTATACTTTCTGGAATATCAGAAACGCAATTACAATCCGTCTCCAGCAGCAAGTGATGGCATGTTGTCTGTAGGACCATCACGTGCACCAACTGTACCAAGTACACCGGGCTACGATCCGCAGTTCAATCCCCTTCTACATAGTACTCTGCCGCCATCTCATACTTCTCTTGGAATTTATACAAAAGGCTCAAGTGCCCAGGCCTTCACAAAAAGCAGCATGATTTCTACGCAAGCTCCGCTAACAAAACAACAGCTTTACACAAAGGAGACTACGTGGTATCCGGGACACACGAGGCCTCAACCAAGACCTGAAAAACcaag TGAGTATGATAATAACTGGTTGGATAGAATTAGCCCGGGACAAGTTCCAAGCGGCGTGTATGAGCATGATTCTGCAACTGATGAGGATGCTTCGCAAGTAGCCGAAAAACCAGGACCATTAGGGAAGCCAGCAGAATGTATTTCTCGATACTCTGAACTCGACACCCGCTGCCag ATCTACTGCTGCACATCTGAAATTCCCCAACTAAAAACACCTGATCTCCAACTACAAAAGAAGTCGCTTT CAGATCATTTGGTGCAGCCGTTGAGTATTATTCCTGAAGACAAACGAAAAagcggaaaaaattctcagaacAGAATTACACCATCAGACCCTGACACCCAGGTACTATTAAAAgag AATACCTACAAGTACCTTCATTTGCGTTCGAAACGTGAAGCAGCAGGTGGTGGAGACTGGCGTGAGTTTGCAAGCAATGCTGCGGGATCAATACCACCTGAGCCGAGACCCTCACTTTACCTTATTGGAAATGGATTCAATGTTTCACTTGATCAGAGATATTGCTCTACATTTTCATCAAACACACCGAACAATTATAGCTGCCACATACCTCTGTCTAAGCATATGCCAGACACCCAGATCACCCTGCAATTTGT AGGAATCCAGCAAAATGTAGAGCAATGCCCTCCATCAGCCAACGTAGCAACGGATGAGAGTGTTGGATGCGGTTATACCACTCAACAACAATATCCACCAACCTTGAGCAATGTTGACAGTGGAACATTCTCCTTAGATGTTGCCAGCTATTTGAGGAAGACTTTGACATTCAGACTATCCACTATGAAACCGAAAGAg AATTTATGCAACAGCCAGCATGGTGGCGATTATACGGAATTTACTTTGAACTTTTATCGTGACTGTAAAGAATCAAGTTAA